From Candoia aspera isolate rCanAsp1 chromosome 4, rCanAsp1.hap2, whole genome shotgun sequence, a single genomic window includes:
- the LOC134496477 gene encoding olfactory receptor 1M1-like, with translation MVLQVQLFEISEVENQSRVMEFILLGFGEQQLLQTPLFLLFLVIYAVTMAGNILIILLVLTDHHLHTPMYFFLGNLSCLEICCSSNILPRMLSHFLTGTMTISIRACFVQEYIFGSLGAVECCLLSAMSYDRYLAICKPLHYVTMMNGKLCLQLIAFSWISGTFASSLIIIIMSKLAFCFSNKIDHYFCDTLPIIELSCSDTYTTKLLLYIVSSIVTFPPFTLTLSTYIYIIATIMKIPSSRGKQKAFSTCSSHLLVVTIFYGTLMSIYAIPNTIKVSGLHKVFSVIYTILTPMLNPIIYSLRNKEVKVALKRFRSLIFVQIHKKSQI, from the coding sequence ATGGTTTTGCAGGTACAGTTATTTGAAATTTCAGAAGTGGAAAATCAGTCACGTGTAATGGAGTTCATTTTGTTGGGATTTGGAGAACAACAACTTCTTCAGACTCCTCTGTTCTTATTGTTCCTTGTCATTTATGCTGTGACTATGGCTGGAAACATCCTCATCATTCTGCTGGTTCTCACAGATCATCACCTTCATAcacccatgtattttttccttgGGAACCTCTCATGCTTAGAAATTTGTTGCAGTTCAAATATCTTGCCAAGAATGCTTTCCCATTTTCTTACGGGGACTATGACTATTTCAATCAGAGCATGCTTTGTGCAAGAATACATATTCGGTTCTTTAGGAGCTGTGGAATGCTGCTTATTATCTGCAATGTCCTATGACAGGTACTTGGCTATATGTAAGCCATTACATTATGTCACCATGATGAATGGCAAGTTGTGTCTCCAATTGATTGCCTTCTCTTGGATAAGTGGCACTTTTGCAAGCAGTTTGATAATTATCATAATGTCCAAACTTGCTTTCTGTTTTAGCAATAAAATTGATCATTACTTCTGCGATACCCTTCCAATTATAGAACTTTCCTGTAGTGATACATATACAACAAAACTGCTTCTCTACATTGTTAGCTCTATAGTCACTTTTCCTCCTTTTACATTGACTTTATCAACATACATTTATATAATTGCAACTATAATGAAAATCCCTTCTTCCAGAGGGAAGCAGAAGGCATTTTCAACCTGTTCTTCTCATCTCTTGGTAGTCACTATTTTTTATGGCACATTGATGAGTATTTATGCAATACCAAACACCATAAAAGTGAGTGGTCTTCATAAAGTGTTCTCTGTCATCTACACCATCCTAACCCCCATGCTTAATCCTATCATATATAGTCTGAGAAATAAAGAAGTGAAGGTTGCTTTGAAAAGATTCAGGTCATTGATTTTTGTTCAAATTCATAAGAAAAGTCAGATTTAA
- the LOC134496478 gene encoding olfactory receptor 6N1-like: protein MKMQVAETLELKNQTVIKEFILLGFKHLQNIRIILLLVFLIIYIMTMAGNVLIVIVVVADRHLHTLMYFFLGNLSCLESFYSSAILPRLLASFLNGDKSISINGCFAQHYFFAYLAAVECYLLSAMSYDRYVAICKPLHYASLMNSKLCLQMAAGSWVTGFVASTITIILMSQLVFCGPNEIDHFFCDTYPIMQLSCSNTVLLRILILTFVSLFTLPPFTLTLLSYAHIISAVLKIPSTTGKQKAFSTCSSHLLVVTIYYGSITAAYTIPDSASLRDWNKLVSVFYTILTPLINPLIYSLRNKEVKDSLRRSGVVAWVRNQKNVESTYEPSYSQILRPGQADIKLAMSTLHACSYYRI, encoded by the exons atGAAG ATGCAGGTTGCTGAAACTCTAGAACTGAAAAATCAAACAGTTATCAAGGAATTCATTCTGCTGGGATTTAAGCATCTTCAGAACATAAGGATTATTCTGCTACTGGTGTTCCTTATAATCTACATCATGACCATGGCTGGAAATGTCCTTATTGTCATAGTAGTTGTGGCTGATCGACACCTTCACACGCTTATGTATTTCTTCCTGGGGAATTTATCCTGCTTAGAGTCCTTCTATAGTTCAGCTATTTTACCCAGATTGCTGGCTAGTTTCTTGAATGGAGACAAATCAATATCAATCAATGGCTGCTTTGCGCAACATTACTTTTTTGCCTACCTAGCAGCTGTGGAATGTTACCTCCTTTCTGCAATGTCCTATGATCGATATGTGGCTATATGTAAACCACTTCATTATGCTTCTCTAATGAATAGTAAGTTGTGCCTCCAGATGGCAGCTGGATCATGGGTAACTGGGTTTGTTGCCAGTACTATAACAATTATATTAATGTCACAGTTAGTCTTCTGTGGTCCAAATGAAATtgaccatttcttctgtgataccTATCCAATTATGCAGTTGTCGTGCAGCAATACTGTTCTTTTAAGAATCCTAATCTTAACATTTGTATCTCTGTTCACTTTACCCCCTTTTACGCTAACATTATTGTCATATGCACATATAATATCTGCTGTCCTTAAAATCCCATCTACTACTGGAAAGCAAAAGGCCTTTTCCACCTGCTCCTCTCATCTCCTTGTGGTAACTATTTATTATGGCTCCATCACTGCTGCATATACCATACCAGATTCCGCTTCTCTGAGAGACTGGAACAAACTCGTTTCTGTCTTTTACACAATCTTAACACCTCTGATCAACCCTCTCATATACAGTCTAAGAAATAAAGAGGTAAAGGATTCTCTTCGGAGGTCTGGAGTTGTAGCATGGGTTAGAAATCAG aaaaatgtagAAAGTACATATGAGCCCTCTTATTCACAAATACTCAGGCCAGGACAGGCAGATATTAAGCTTGCAATGTCTACTCTGCACGCATGTTCTTACTACAGAATTTGA